Proteins encoded together in one Lathyrus oleraceus cultivar Zhongwan6 chromosome 5, CAAS_Psat_ZW6_1.0, whole genome shotgun sequence window:
- the LOC127078366 gene encoding uncharacterized protein LOC127078366: MECSEDGALRAKKMAEKRFLQDNFGVAKLLATKARALNPNIDGISELMATIDVYIASEKRVGADVNWYEVLGAQPLDDDETIRKCYRQMALTLHPDKNKSVGADGAFKLVSQAWTVLSDKTKRAAFDQKCRLWESFKRITGGIPQNSLFDTINLGGKPSEPASRGGLFNAANRKDRDLTSGAHANPTPRPSVSARYSGLFSSDTGKDIDHMSAAHTNPTPNIPLDKQPSFWTVCSFCRTHYEYFTVYKNCNIVCAGCKKPFFASETPPPPLIANASPTLRAALLKQHKFNSTGLVRNNHVSSRTLTSAGNSSGPTSVSTASGALGHFNRPSVNLKRRHEDLTPLMSEEAHLGKTHVERTVAGSDFQPSWKKICTGERKVDSDRQGMEAEMASKKGISSTNVSGSLKNSFDAGKVSAAGNSRRNGIRDMSQQNMRSILAEKARKVICKKLDEWKEGHRKLDEWKAIRKTLDERYPSSTLKNTGAEVKVKEKEKAIINGVKPGPKEIVDSKTTNNNSISADSEVPLSVTMSVPDPDFHDFDGDRVEDTFGENQVWAAYDDEDGMPRYYAFIHSVISKNPFQMKITWLSSKTNDEFAPIKWVGSGFPKTTGDLRLGKRVISSTLNSFSHRVKWTKGPKGIFRIYPKKGDVWALYQNWSPDWDELTKDNVIHQYEMVEVLDDYSEEHGLNVAPLSKVAGFKTVFRQNADSRKIRNIPREEMFRFSHQVPSYLLTGEEGENAPKGLLELDPASTPMELLQLITDPPTQEMEEMMPVEKSSKDDLKHKDNSGTGKKAAGAQAGKVWPENLLVYKRKRFKVKKDQ, encoded by the coding sequence ATGGAATGTTCCGAAGATGGTGCCTTAAGGGCGAAAAAGATGGCAGAGAAGAGGTTCTTACAGGATAACTTTGGTGTTGCAAAACTACTTGCAACGAAGGCTCGAGCCCTGAATCCCAATATTGACGGCATCAGTGAACTGATGGCAACCATTGATGTTTATATAGCTTCTGAAAAAAGAGTTGGTGCAGACGTAAATTGGTACGAGGTCCTTGGTGCACAGCCCTTGGATGATGATGAAACAATTCGGAAATGTTACAGGCAGATGGCTCTTACTCTGCATCCGGATAAAAACAAGTCGGTGGGTGCAGACGGCGCATTTAAGCTGGTTTCTCAGGCTTGGACTGTATTATCTGATAAAACTAAGAGAGCCGCCTTTGATCAGAAGTGCCGCTTATGGGAGTCCTTCAAAAGGATTACTGGTGGTATACCTCAGAATAGTTTGTTTGATACTATTAACCTTGGTGGGAAACCTTCTGAACCTGCTAGTAGGGGTGGTTTGTTTAATGCTGCTAACCGGAAGGACAGAGATCTCACGAGTGGTGCTCATGCCAATCCTACTCCAAGACCTTCTGTATCTGCTCGTTATAGTGGTTTGTTTAGTTCTGATACCGGGAAGGACATAGATCATATGAGTGCTGCTCACACCAATCCTACTCCAAACATCCCTCTTGATAAACAACCTTCATTTTGGACTGTGTGCAGTTTCTGCAGGACACATTATGAGTACTTTACTGTTTATAAAAACTGCAATATTGTTTGTGCCGGCTGCAAGAAGCCATTTTTTGCTTCTGAGACACCACCCCCGCCTTTAATCGCAAATGCTTCCCCCACTTTAAGAGCTGCTTTGTTGAAGCAGCATAAGTTCAACTCAACCGGATTGGTAAGAAACAACCATGTTTCAAGTAGGACATTGACGTCTGCCGGAAATTCCAGTGGACCGACATCAGTTTCTACTGCTTCTGGAGCTCTTGGTCATTTTAACAGGCCATCTGTGAATTTGAAGAGAAGGCATGAAGATTTGACACCTCTCATGAGTGAGGAGGCACATTTAGGGAAAACTCATGTTGAAAGAACTGTTGCAGGTTCAGATTTTCAGCCTTCTTGGAAAAAAATATGCACAGGTGAGCGTAAAGTTGATAGTGATAGACAAGGCATGGAAGCTGAAATGGCATCAAAAAAAGGAATAAGCTCTACCAATGTGTCTGGGTCTCTGAAGAATAGTTTTGATGCAGGAAAGGTTAGTGCTGCTGGAAATTCCAGACGAAATGGTATTAGGGACATGTCTCAGCAGAATATGAGGAGCATCTTGGCAGAAAAGGCTCGGAAGGTGATTTGTAAGAAACTTGATGAGTGGAAGGAGGGTCATAGAAAGCTTGATGAGTGGAAGGCGATTCGTAAAACACTTGATGAACGGTATCCGTCTTCTACATTAAAGAATACTGGTGCAGAAGTCAAAGTGAAGGAGAAAGAAAAGGCTATTATTAATGGTGTGAAGCCTGGTCCAAAAGAAATTGTTGATTCTAAGACCACCAACAACAACTCTATCTCTGCTGATTCAGAGGTGCCTCTTTCTGTCACAATGAGTGTTCCAGACCCAGATTTCCATGACTTTGATGGGGACCGAGTTGAGGACACTTTTGGTGAGAACCAAGTGTGGGCTGCATATGATGATGAAGACGGAATGCCGCGCTACTATGCCTTTATCCACAGTGTGATCTCAAAGAATCCATTCCAAATGAAGATAACCTGGCTGAGCTCTAAAACCAATGATGAATTTGCGCCGATAAAGTGGGTCGGTTCTGGCTTTCCAAAGACCACCGGGGATCTTCGACTAGGCAAGCGTGTAATCAGCAGCACTCTCAATTCTTTCTCGCACAGGGTCAAGTGGACAAAAGGTCCAAAAGGAATTTTCCGTATATATCCAAAGAAAGGGGATGTTTGGGCTCTATATCAGAACTGGTCCCCTGATTGGGATGAACTTACTAAAGATAATGTCATACATCAATACGAAATGGTGGAAGTGCTTGACGACTACAGTGAAGAGCACGGTCTGAACGTTGCTCCACTTTCCAAGGTTGCAGGTTTCAAGACAGTGTTCCGCCAGAATGCTGACTCAAGAAAAATCAGGAACATTCCAAGGGAAGAGATGTTTCGCTTTTCACACCAGGTACCTTCATACTTGCTTACCGGAGAAGAAGGTGAAAATGCTCCTAAAGGTCTCTTGGAGCTGGATCCTGCTTCTACACCTATGGAACTTCTTCAGCTGATCACTGATCCTCCAACCCAAGAAATGGAGGAAATGATGCCAGTTGAAAAATCTTCAAAAGATGACTTGAAGCACAAGGACAATTCTGGCACGGGAAAGAAGGCGGCTGGAGCACAGGCAGGGAAGGTTTGGCCTGAGAATTTGCTGGTATACAAGCGAAAGCGTTTTAAGGTAAAGAAGGATCAGTGA